A single region of the Pieris rapae chromosome 19, ilPieRapa1.1, whole genome shotgun sequence genome encodes:
- the LOC110996623 gene encoding 4-coumarate--CoA ligase 2, translated as MARKLFLRELKELKSIRKLSVSAVRKEVLVKSSIPDIVIPEVNFLDQLWENSHRWDSAHVALKCAETQKSYTYAELWKNISIFGTSLRKKFGLQPNDVVAAMLPNCPEYPVAAFGTLKAGGVMTTMNPIYKEFEITHQISLTNPKIVITIPECYEIVRRGIQNAKNQAKVIIVDRTNKPIPEGTTRFSEVGENGEADYALLDKVERKMDDVAFIPFSSGTTGLPKGVEVTHGNLVAANLIMHHERVDGSVLANGSFQEVLPCFLPFFHIYGLVVNLIGHVAKGCKLVTMPKFSASTFFNILKNDNPTVMYVVPPIVLLLGKHPDVTKEHLKSLRRIICGAAPLSGSDVEGVLEKTEGKLVFGQGYGATETCSLASTTFIGQTVLDNSSCGEVMANIEMKFVDPVTGEDLPIGDQGELLIRSPTVMKGYHKNEKATKDSITEDGFFRTGDLGYYKPNVGLYITDRIKELIKVKGMQVAPAELESLLRTHPAVQDAAVIGVPHEYHGEVPKAFIIKKSGQDTTPEELQDFVAKQVAAFKKIEEVVFVNDIPKTNTGKILRKDLKKMYA; from the exons atggCGCGTAAATTGTTCTTACGTGAactaaaagaattaaaatcaattagaAAATTATCAGTAAGTGCTGTAAGGAAAGAAGTTTTAGTTAAATCATCTATACCCGATATAGTTATTCCTGAAGTGAATTTTTTGGATCAACTCTGGGAGAATTCTCATCGTTGGGATAGCGCTCATGTTGCACTG aaatgcGCAGAAACACAGAAAAGCTACACCTACGCTGAACTATGGAAGAACATATCGATATTTGGGACATCACTAAGAAAGAAATTCGGACTTCAGCCTAATGACGTAGTTGCGGCAATGTTGCCCAACTGTCCGGAATATCCCGTGGCTGCGTTTGGCACACTCAAAGCTGGCGGTGTGATGACAACTATGAATCCAATTTATAAAGAAT TTGAAATAACACACCAAATCTCGCTCACGAATCCAAAAATCGTGATAACAATACCAGAATGTTACGAAATAGTTAGACGCGGAAttcaaaatgcaaaaaatcAAGCGAAAGTAATCATAGTAGATAGAACGAACAAACCTATACCAGAAGGAACTACACGTTTCTCTGAAGTTGGCGAAAATGGAGAAGCTGATTATGCTCTTTTGGATAAAGTTGAGAGGAAAATGGATGATGTGGCATTCATTCCGTTCTCAAGTGGAACAACAGGATTGCCGAAAGGCGTGGAGGTAACTCACGGGAACCTGGTTGCAGCTAATCTTATAATGCATCATGAGAGAGTTGATGGCTCTGTTTTGGCTAATG GATCATTTCAAGAAGTCCTGCCTTGCTTCTTGCCTTTCTTCCACATTTACGGCTTAGTAGTCAATTTGATTGGTCACGTGGCTAAAGGATGTAAACTCGTCACAATGCCTAAATTCTCTGCATcaacatttttcaatatattgaaGAATGACAACCCTACTGTCATGTACGTGGTGCCGCCAAtag TACTTCTGTTGGGAAAGCACCCGGATGTAACAAAAGAACACTTAAAGTCTTTACGACGAATTATTTGTGGAGCGGCGCCCTTGTCTGGTTCTGACGTCGAAGGTGTTCTTGAAAAGACTGAG GGTAAGTTAGTATTTGGTCAGGGTTACGGTGCGACTGAGACGTGTTCGCTGGCTTCAACCACGTTCATAGGTCAGACGGTCCTGGACAATTCGTCTTGCGGCGAAGTAATGGCTAACATTGAGATGAAGTTTGTGGATCCTGTGACGGGTGAAGACTTACCGATTGGTGAT caaGGTGAGCTGCTTATTCGAAGCCCAACTGTGATGAAAGGCTACCACAAGAATGAAAAGGCCACGAAGGACTCAATAACTGAAGATGGTTTCTTCAGAACTGGGGATTTAGGATATTATAAGCCGAATGTTGGTCTGTACATCACAGACAGGATCAAGGAACTTATAAAG GTGAAAGGTATGCAAGTGGCTCCAGCTGAACTGGAGAGTTTACTTCGAACACACCCCGCCGTACAAGATGCGGCTGTTATTG GCGTACCGCACGAATACCACGGTGAAGTGCCAAAAGcgtttataataaagaaatcggGCCAAGACACGACCCCTGAAGAACTCCAAGACTTCGTAGCAAAACAAGTAGCTGCGTTTAAGAAAATAGAGGAAGTTGTATTTGTTAATGATATTCCCAAAACTAACACTGGGAAGATATTGAGAAAGGATTTGAAGAAAATGTACGCTTAG